One Lutzomyia longipalpis isolate SR_M1_2022 chromosome 4, ASM2433408v1 DNA segment encodes these proteins:
- the LOC129795108 gene encoding protein yippee-like, whose protein sequence is MVKTFQAYLPPTNRTYSCVHCRAHLASHDELISKSFQGSQGRAYLFNSVVNVACGQAEERVLLTGLHAVADIYCECCKTPLGWKYEHAFESSQKYKEGKYIIELAHMIKENGWD, encoded by the exons ATGGTGAAGACGTTCCAAGCATATCTACCACCGACAAATAGAACATACTCCTGCGTCCACTGCCGGGCCCATTTAGCTAGTCACGATGAGCTGATATCTAAG TCGTTCCAAGGGAGTCAAGGACGAGCCTATTTATTCAATTCCGT AGTAAATGTCGCTTGTGGCCAGGCAGAGGAGAGAGTATTATTGACAGGACTTCATGCAGTTGCAGATATTTACTGTGAATGCTGCAAAACACCGCTCGGGTGGAAATat GAGCATGCCTTTGAATCGAGTCAGAAGTACAAGGAGGGCAAATATATTATCGAATTGGCACACATGATTAAGGAAAATGGCTGGGATTGA